In the Paenibacillus pabuli genome, one interval contains:
- a CDS encoding Gfo/Idh/MocA family protein, giving the protein MVRFGVVGTNWITERLLEAAAHVKGFELTAVFSRTADKASAFADKYNAKHRFTNLEEMAASDAIDAVYIATPNTYHADQTALFLRNGKHVLCEKPLAANAAEVSHVINTARENNVVLMEAMKSTLVPSFKKVQAHLHKIGPVRKYIAGYCQYSSRYDKYKEGIVLNAFKPELANGALMDLGVYCLYPLITLFGAPNQVQAQAIMLDSGVDGQGSVLLGYDEMEAVVTYSKISNSLVPSEIMGERGSIIIDKIGSPEHAEIRYNDGTVEPLTVEQTYPAMYYEVEEFVNLVQQGKKESEMNTYERSYATMQVMDQIRKQIGLVFPND; this is encoded by the coding sequence ATGGTCCGTTTCGGAGTTGTAGGTACCAATTGGATTACAGAAAGGCTTCTTGAAGCTGCAGCACATGTGAAGGGCTTTGAATTAACAGCTGTCTTTTCACGGACGGCCGATAAGGCGAGTGCATTTGCAGATAAATATAACGCCAAACATCGATTCACTAACCTGGAGGAAATGGCAGCGAGTGACGCAATAGATGCTGTCTACATTGCTACGCCAAATACATATCATGCCGATCAGACAGCGTTGTTCCTGAGAAACGGCAAGCATGTATTATGTGAGAAGCCCCTTGCTGCCAATGCTGCAGAGGTTTCCCATGTCATAAACACAGCTCGTGAGAACAACGTTGTGCTCATGGAAGCGATGAAGTCAACGCTGGTTCCCTCGTTCAAAAAGGTACAGGCCCATCTGCATAAAATTGGACCCGTGCGCAAATATATCGCGGGTTATTGTCAGTATTCATCCCGTTACGACAAGTACAAAGAGGGCATTGTGCTCAATGCATTCAAACCAGAACTTGCCAACGGCGCTTTAATGGATCTGGGTGTGTACTGCCTGTACCCGCTAATTACACTGTTTGGTGCGCCAAATCAGGTTCAAGCTCAAGCCATCATGCTGGATTCAGGCGTCGACGGGCAAGGCAGTGTACTGCTGGGCTACGATGAGATGGAAGCTGTGGTGACTTACTCCAAAATCTCCAATTCCCTTGTACCAAGCGAAATTATGGGAGAGCGCGGGAGCATCATTATAGATAAGATCGGTTCCCCTGAACATGCGGAAATACGATACAATGACGGTACGGTAGAACCATTGACAGTCGAGCAGACCTATCCTGCTATGTATTACGAGGTGGAGGAATTCGTTAACCTCGTTCAGCAGGGGAAAAAGGAATCCGAGATGAACACCTATGAGCGCTCCTATGCAACCATGCAGGTGATGGATCAGATCCGTAAGCAGATTGGTCTGGTTTTCCCGAACGATTAA
- a CDS encoding bifunctional transcriptional activator/DNA repair enzyme AdaA, whose product MKLRENHEPLSFSIDKPQWNAVISNDASYDGKFYYGVRTTGIFCRPSCKSKAPKYDNVLGFRHPEDALAQGFRPCKRCKPTGQRVPDQEWVSVVTDYITHHYSESLTLDMLAQISHGSPYHLHRVFKRITGLTPFQYIQNIRITEAKKLLVSTSLTVSDIGRQVGIANPAYFSAVFRKLTEQTPAQYREQGQLK is encoded by the coding sequence ATGAAGCTTCGGGAAAATCACGAACCCCTTTCTTTTTCGATAGATAAACCGCAATGGAATGCCGTTATCAGCAATGACGCCTCCTATGACGGGAAATTTTATTACGGTGTCAGGACGACAGGCATTTTTTGCCGACCTTCATGCAAATCCAAAGCACCAAAATACGATAACGTATTGGGTTTCCGTCACCCTGAAGATGCACTAGCGCAAGGCTTTAGACCGTGCAAACGATGCAAACCTACAGGACAGCGTGTTCCTGACCAGGAATGGGTTTCCGTCGTAACGGACTATATTACACATCATTATTCAGAATCTCTTACTCTTGATATGCTCGCCCAGATTAGCCATGGCAGCCCGTATCATCTGCATCGCGTATTCAAGCGGATTACGGGGTTGACTCCCTTTCAATATATTCAGAACATTCGAATAACCGAAGCGAAAAAGCTGCTCGTGAGCACTTCGCTCACGGTTTCAGATATCGGTCGCCAAGTAGGCATTGCCAATCCGGCCTATTTCAGTGCTGTGTTTCGCAAGCTTACAGAGCAGACACCTGCTCAATATCGGGAACAGGGGCAACTCAAATGA
- a CDS encoding SPL family radical SAM protein, translating into MKKPQFLYKTSKTLLNKGTGFLNGYTHTLNPYTGCSFGCSYCYVRQMPVSLFRKEDWGSWVDVKQDAASVLAKELKRARSKGKVTIFMSSSTDPYQPVEYKEQITRSLLEVMIEQPPDFILVQTRSPLVTRDVDLLQQLGDRVRVSMTIETDRDDVRKQFSPAAPPIAGRLRALEQLRDAGIATQVAIAPVLPSSDNFPSLLRPLVQRVCIDDYFMGDGSQGKRTRRLGVEKLYQEVGMDEWYQPEAYRIVEERMRKKFAEHEIWISQAGFEP; encoded by the coding sequence ATGAAGAAACCCCAATTTTTATATAAAACATCAAAGACACTGTTGAACAAAGGGACCGGTTTCCTTAACGGGTATACACACACGCTTAATCCCTATACGGGTTGTTCTTTTGGATGCTCATACTGTTATGTAAGACAAATGCCTGTTTCCTTGTTCCGCAAGGAGGATTGGGGCAGCTGGGTTGACGTTAAGCAGGATGCTGCAAGCGTACTTGCCAAGGAGCTCAAGCGTGCTCGCTCCAAAGGCAAAGTCACGATATTTATGTCATCCAGTACAGATCCATATCAGCCTGTCGAATATAAGGAACAAATTACGCGTTCACTGCTCGAAGTCATGATCGAGCAACCTCCGGATTTCATATTGGTTCAAACCCGCAGTCCTCTCGTCACACGGGATGTGGATCTGTTGCAGCAATTGGGTGACCGTGTGCGTGTCAGCATGACGATTGAGACGGATCGGGATGATGTTCGTAAGCAATTCAGTCCGGCTGCACCACCCATTGCCGGAAGATTACGTGCACTGGAACAATTAAGGGATGCAGGTATAGCTACCCAGGTTGCGATTGCCCCTGTGCTGCCCAGCAGCGATAACTTCCCTTCCCTCCTTCGGCCTCTGGTTCAGCGTGTATGTATTGATGATTACTTCATGGGGGATGGCAGCCAAGGCAAACGAACCCGCAGACTGGGCGTGGAAAAGCTTTATCAGGAGGTAGGTATGGACGAGTGGTATCAGCCAGAGGCCTATCGCATCGTGGAAGAGCGTATGAGAAAGAAATTTGCGGAACATGAAATCTGGATCAGTCAGGCGGGATTTGAACCTTAG
- a CDS encoding Gfo/Idh/MocA family protein, producing the protein MKTMKVGIIGCGKISSIYMENCHRFEILDLVAVADIDRKRAEEQAAAYNVPNVYTVDEMLANPEIELIINLTIPAVHADVCLRSLEAGKHVYVEKPLAVTREEGQAVLETAKRQGLLVGCAPETFFGSGIQTSLKLVEDGVIGKPVAATAFMMSRGHEHWHPDPEFYYASGGGPMFDMGPYYLTALVQLLGPISSIAGMTGKAMEERTITSEKKRGQTIPVDIPTHVAGLLQFEQGAIGTLITSFDVFGGSSLPPIEIYGTHGTLQVPDPNTFGGPVRYRLLGEQDWTEVPLLPGYQENTRGIGVADMAYAAHSGRAHRASGDLAYHVLEAMWAFHDSSDEQTFYKMRSTCQRPAALPEGLARYTLDQ; encoded by the coding sequence ATGAAAACAATGAAAGTAGGCATTATTGGCTGTGGTAAAATCAGCAGTATTTATATGGAAAACTGTCATCGATTCGAAATTTTAGATCTGGTTGCCGTAGCGGATATTGACCGCAAGAGGGCTGAAGAGCAGGCAGCAGCCTATAACGTTCCAAATGTATACACGGTAGATGAAATGTTAGCGAATCCGGAGATTGAACTGATCATCAATTTAACGATTCCTGCTGTCCACGCAGATGTTTGTTTACGCTCTCTTGAAGCGGGAAAACATGTCTACGTCGAAAAACCACTCGCCGTTACACGTGAGGAAGGTCAGGCTGTACTGGAAACAGCCAAGCGCCAAGGATTGCTGGTAGGCTGCGCGCCCGAAACCTTCTTCGGATCAGGCATTCAGACGTCACTCAAACTGGTGGAGGATGGCGTCATTGGCAAGCCTGTAGCTGCTACGGCATTCATGATGAGCCGCGGGCATGAACACTGGCATCCCGATCCGGAATTCTACTACGCTTCAGGCGGCGGACCGATGTTCGATATGGGCCCTTACTATCTGACAGCTTTAGTGCAACTGCTGGGTCCAATCAGCTCCATTGCTGGCATGACAGGCAAAGCGATGGAGGAGCGTACGATAACGAGTGAGAAAAAGAGAGGACAGACCATCCCGGTTGATATTCCAACGCATGTGGCAGGGCTATTGCAATTTGAGCAGGGAGCCATTGGCACGCTGATTACGAGCTTTGACGTTTTTGGAGGAAGCTCACTGCCACCAATTGAGATCTATGGCACACACGGCACGCTGCAGGTACCTGATCCCAATACGTTTGGCGGCCCTGTACGTTACCGATTGCTGGGTGAACAGGATTGGACGGAGGTTCCTCTTCTTCCAGGATATCAGGAAAATACACGCGGAATCGGTGTTGCCGATATGGCTTATGCTGCTCATAGTGGCCGCGCTCACCGTGCAAGCGGAGACCTTGCCTATCATGTGCTTGAAGCGATGTGGGCATTCCATGACTCATCCGATGAGCAGACTTTCTATAAAATGAGAAGCACCTGTCAGCGTCCTGCTGCTCTGCCGGAAGGTTTGGCACGATATACCCTTGATCAATAA
- a CDS encoding ThuA domain-containing protein — MSKALIVWGGWDGHEPEQVAAIFERILKEEQFEVEVSNTLEAYADAEKLLGLDLIVPLWTMGQIEQELVNNVSAAVQSGVGLAGIHGGMCDAFRNNVDWQFMTGGQWVAHPGNDGVEYTVNIKRGSSPLLDHIEDFQVKSEQYYLHVDPAVEVLATTRFPVVEGPHSANGPVDMPVVWTKRWGAGRVYYNSLGHHADIVEMQQVTEMMRSGFKWAAAGKAVAENKAGKSAAVYTGMADNQT; from the coding sequence ATGAGTAAGGCACTGATTGTGTGGGGCGGCTGGGATGGACATGAACCGGAGCAGGTAGCAGCGATTTTTGAACGCATTTTGAAGGAAGAGCAGTTTGAAGTCGAGGTTTCGAATACACTAGAGGCCTATGCGGATGCCGAGAAGCTGCTGGGTCTGGATCTGATTGTACCCCTGTGGACGATGGGACAGATTGAACAGGAACTGGTGAATAACGTATCGGCTGCCGTTCAGAGCGGTGTTGGCCTCGCAGGTATTCACGGCGGGATGTGTGATGCGTTCCGGAACAATGTCGATTGGCAATTCATGACCGGCGGTCAGTGGGTTGCGCACCCGGGCAATGATGGCGTGGAGTACACGGTTAATATCAAACGAGGTTCAAGTCCGCTGCTGGACCACATCGAAGATTTTCAGGTGAAAAGCGAGCAATACTATCTGCACGTTGACCCTGCAGTGGAAGTGCTGGCTACAACTCGTTTTCCGGTCGTGGAAGGTCCCCATTCAGCGAATGGGCCAGTGGATATGCCGGTTGTATGGACGAAGCGCTGGGGTGCTGGTCGTGTGTACTACAACTCGCTCGGTCATCATGCGGATATCGTAGAGATGCAGCAAGTCACTGAAATGATGCGCAGTGGCTTCAAATGGGCTGCAGCAGGCAAAGCGGTTGCTGAAAATAAAGCAGGCAAATCAGCCGCAGTGTACACAGGCATGGCCGATAACCAAACTTAA
- a CDS encoding Gfo/Idh/MocA family protein codes for MSNRLRVGMVGYKFMGKAHSNAYRSLPMFFPSAPLQPEMSVICGRNEKGVQEAANQFGWSESVTDWRELVKRDDIDLIDINAPSDAHKEIALEAARQGKHLFCEKPLALSLADSREMLQAAEDAGVAHMVGFNYRFSPAVQLAKELVQSGRLGKIYHFRAFFLQDWIMDPSFPLVWRLQKEVAGSGSHGDLGAHLIDLARFLVGEFQEVIGMSETFIKERPLASEMTGLSAKGSSNADAPKGEVTVDDATLFLARFTGGALGSFEATRFAAGHRSTNSFEINGSLGSVRFDFERMNELEVYFTKDEEDVQGFRRVLATDPAHKYAEAWWPAGHTIGFEHTFTHEMLELVTAISEGRQPSPSFHDGVACQAVLEAVERSVAERRWVSLEEM; via the coding sequence ATGTCAAATCGTCTACGTGTCGGAATGGTAGGATACAAGTTTATGGGGAAGGCCCATAGCAATGCTTATCGCAGTCTGCCCATGTTTTTCCCGTCAGCACCGCTACAGCCTGAAATGTCGGTCATCTGCGGCCGGAATGAAAAAGGCGTACAGGAAGCAGCGAACCAGTTCGGCTGGTCCGAAAGTGTAACCGATTGGCGTGAATTGGTGAAGCGCGATGATATTGATCTGATTGATATTAACGCACCAAGTGATGCGCATAAGGAAATTGCGCTGGAAGCAGCCCGTCAGGGTAAACATTTATTCTGTGAGAAACCGCTGGCCTTGTCGCTTGCCGATTCGAGAGAGATGCTTCAAGCAGCAGAAGATGCTGGAGTAGCCCACATGGTTGGATTCAACTATCGCTTCTCCCCGGCTGTGCAGCTTGCCAAGGAATTGGTTCAGAGCGGTCGCCTGGGTAAAATCTATCACTTCCGCGCGTTTTTCCTGCAGGACTGGATCATGGATCCTTCATTCCCGCTTGTGTGGCGTTTGCAAAAGGAAGTAGCTGGCTCGGGATCACACGGGGATCTGGGTGCACACCTAATCGATCTCGCACGATTCCTAGTGGGAGAGTTCCAGGAAGTGATCGGAATGAGCGAGACGTTTATCAAGGAACGGCCACTTGCTTCCGAAATGACTGGACTCAGTGCCAAAGGCAGCTCGAATGCGGATGCACCGAAGGGTGAAGTGACAGTTGATGATGCTACATTGTTCCTGGCCAGGTTCACAGGAGGCGCACTGGGCAGCTTCGAGGCTACACGCTTTGCAGCAGGTCACCGCAGCACGAATTCATTCGAGATTAACGGCAGCCTAGGCAGTGTCCGGTTTGATTTTGAACGAATGAATGAACTGGAAGTTTATTTTACAAAAGATGAAGAAGACGTTCAGGGATTCCGGCGCGTTCTGGCTACAGATCCGGCACACAAGTATGCCGAGGCATGGTGGCCAGCAGGACACACCATCGGATTCGAGCATACGTTTACACACGAAATGCTGGAGCTGGTTACAGCCATCTCAGAAGGACGTCAGCCGTCACCAAGTTTCCATGATGGGGTTGCCTGCCAGGCGGTGTTGGAAGCGGTGGAACGTTCCGTTGCAGAACGGCGCTGGGTTTCGCTTGAAGAGATGTGA
- a CDS encoding LacI family DNA-binding transcriptional regulator — protein MASRKEVADLAGVSEATVSRVLNGVGPIKEETRRKVLEASKKLGYVPSAIARSFARSKSGNLGVVLPYVPKAHLFSAYFFSEMLSGIGNKARDSGMDLLVMFRSPGEVMNYADLFRRQKVDACIILGARDDPGELAAMQQLQEEGHPFCVMNQHFAGEAFVEVDADHVEGSRLAIRHLTDQGYRNIVFLNGPDSYSNSQERLQGVRIGLHEAGMELDPSLLLEGNYSRRSGVEAAATIAARLDEIDAVFAANDRMAIGVMHGLRERGIRVQDFPAFVGYDDSDAAEMAVPPLTSVRVPFYEMGELAASKLIHGSLVGSASTEDSEFSSESPRALLPAELIIRASSIRK, from the coding sequence ATGGCATCCCGCAAAGAGGTGGCTGACTTGGCAGGGGTCTCCGAAGCTACGGTGTCTCGTGTACTTAACGGGGTTGGACCGATCAAAGAGGAGACTCGCCGCAAAGTATTGGAAGCTTCCAAGAAGCTGGGATATGTGCCCAGTGCAATTGCACGCAGCTTCGCCAGAAGCAAAAGTGGTAACCTTGGTGTTGTTTTGCCTTATGTTCCGAAGGCGCATCTGTTTTCTGCCTATTTTTTCTCGGAAATGCTGAGCGGTATTGGAAATAAGGCCAGAGACAGCGGTATGGATCTGCTGGTCATGTTCAGATCACCCGGCGAAGTCATGAATTATGCCGACCTGTTTCGACGTCAAAAAGTGGACGCCTGCATTATTCTTGGTGCCAGAGATGACCCCGGGGAACTGGCAGCCATGCAGCAGTTACAAGAGGAAGGTCATCCTTTTTGTGTCATGAACCAACACTTTGCAGGTGAAGCCTTTGTGGAAGTGGATGCTGATCATGTAGAAGGCAGCAGGCTCGCCATTCGCCACCTTACCGATCAGGGTTACCGCAACATTGTTTTTCTCAACGGTCCGGACAGTTATTCCAACAGTCAGGAGCGGCTGCAGGGTGTCCGGATTGGTTTACATGAAGCCGGAATGGAGCTGGATCCTAGCCTCCTGCTTGAAGGGAATTACAGCAGAAGAAGCGGTGTGGAGGCTGCAGCCACGATTGCAGCGAGGCTTGACGAGATAGACGCCGTGTTTGCTGCCAATGACCGCATGGCTATTGGTGTTATGCACGGATTGCGTGAGCGCGGGATTAGGGTTCAGGATTTCCCGGCTTTTGTCGGCTATGATGATTCCGATGCTGCCGAGATGGCCGTGCCACCGCTAACGAGCGTCAGGGTTCCTTTTTATGAGATGGGTGAACTGGCAGCTTCGAAGCTCATTCATGGTTCTTTGGTTGGAAGCGCTTCAACTGAGGATTCGGAATTTTCATCTGAATCGCCAAGAGCGTTATTGCCTGCAGAGTTAATCATCCGTGCTTCATCGATTCGTAAGTAG
- the glpX gene encoding class II fructose-bisphosphatase, translated as MERELALEIVRVTELAALASAPWMGRGDKNSADEAATLAMRAMFDSVSIRGTVVIGEGEMDEAPMLYIGEEVGNAEGPEVDVAVDPLEGTEIVAKGLNNALSVIAVAGKGNLLHAPDMYMEKLAVGPALVGKVSIEDPVEVTLEKAAAALNKNISDLTVMILDRTRHESTIKTLRKVGVRIKFLSDGDVAGAMAPAFPEAGIDLYVGSGGAPEGVLAAAALSCLGGEIQGRLMPANADEFQRCLQMGIDNPYKVLTMQDMIGTEDVIFAATGVTPGEILGGVRYLADDRAETDSIVMRAKTKTIRFIRSVHFLPNKEVLHKVRELQARPEPSDSIQSPAKILEQAEFSQSSVDQSVLT; from the coding sequence ATGGAACGCGAACTGGCGTTGGAAATTGTCCGAGTAACAGAATTGGCTGCGTTAGCTTCAGCCCCCTGGATGGGAAGAGGTGACAAGAACAGTGCAGATGAAGCGGCTACTTTGGCCATGCGCGCCATGTTCGATTCCGTGTCCATTCGCGGCACGGTGGTAATCGGTGAAGGAGAAATGGATGAAGCACCCATGTTGTACATCGGCGAGGAAGTGGGTAACGCTGAAGGACCCGAGGTAGACGTTGCTGTAGATCCTCTTGAAGGTACAGAAATCGTGGCCAAGGGCCTGAACAACGCTTTATCGGTTATTGCAGTGGCGGGAAAAGGAAACCTGCTCCATGCACCGGATATGTATATGGAGAAACTGGCTGTAGGTCCAGCACTTGTCGGCAAGGTCAGCATCGAAGACCCGGTAGAGGTTACGCTAGAGAAAGCGGCGGCTGCATTAAACAAAAACATTTCAGATCTGACCGTCATGATTCTGGACCGTACCCGGCATGAAAGTACGATTAAAACACTGCGCAAGGTTGGCGTACGGATCAAGTTCCTCAGCGACGGCGATGTAGCGGGTGCAATGGCACCTGCTTTCCCTGAGGCAGGCATCGACTTATACGTCGGTTCAGGCGGAGCTCCTGAGGGCGTGTTGGCTGCAGCAGCGCTCTCTTGCCTCGGAGGCGAAATTCAAGGTCGATTAATGCCAGCTAATGCAGACGAGTTCCAGCGATGCCTGCAGATGGGCATTGATAATCCTTACAAAGTGTTAACGATGCAGGACATGATCGGTACAGAGGATGTTATTTTCGCTGCAACTGGTGTAACGCCAGGAGAAATTTTGGGCGGTGTACGTTATCTTGCGGATGACCGGGCCGAAACCGATTCGATTGTTATGCGTGCCAAAACCAAAACGATTCGGTTTATTCGCTCGGTACATTTCCTGCCCAACAAGGAAGTGCTGCACAAGGTAAGAGAGCTTCAGGCCAGACCGGAACCTTCGGATTCCATCCAGAGCCCGGCTAAAATACTGGAGCAGGCAGAGTTTAGCCAATCGTCGGTAGATCAGAGTGTGTTGACATAA
- a CDS encoding (2Fe-2S)-binding protein — MSKPLGNTWSAVVNGEEKQLNIAQTTRLVDVLRTHLNLTGTKVSCEVGRCGACMVLMDGEPVNSCLVMAYQCEGREITTIEGLHGEPEGSLHPIQQAFVEEGGFQCGYCTPGMVIATKALLDHHPQPTQEQIETGLCGNLCRCTGYGGIIRAVCKASESCGDSTIASTDDGRNKRMTAVQQE; from the coding sequence ATGAGCAAGCCACTTGGTAACACCTGGTCAGCAGTAGTGAATGGGGAAGAGAAGCAACTGAACATTGCTCAAACGACCCGGCTGGTCGATGTGCTTCGGACTCATTTGAATCTGACCGGAACCAAGGTGTCCTGTGAGGTTGGTCGCTGCGGTGCATGCATGGTGCTTATGGATGGAGAGCCGGTCAACTCCTGCCTGGTTATGGCTTATCAATGTGAAGGACGTGAAATAACGACCATTGAAGGGCTTCATGGTGAGCCGGAGGGAAGTCTGCATCCGATTCAGCAGGCCTTTGTTGAAGAGGGCGGGTTTCAATGCGGTTATTGTACACCAGGGATGGTCATTGCCACGAAGGCACTGCTTGATCATCATCCTCAGCCTACACAGGAACAGATTGAAACGGGATTATGCGGCAATCTGTGCCGCTGCACCGGGTATGGAGGCATTATAAGAGCAGTTTGTAAGGCGAGTGAAAGTTGTGGTGACTCAACTATTGCATCAACAGACGATGGTAGAAACAAACGAATGACAGCTGTACAGCAAGAATAA
- a CDS encoding molybdopterin cofactor-binding domain-containing protein, translated as MLLNREHSGKRWHLRPDGIPKVTGQLQYLTDMTLPGMLHGRVLRSTYPYARILSIDTTKAEAMEGVYAVLTSKDVPGLNRFGIATPDQPVFCDDVVRYVGDALAAVAADSPERAALALDAIQVEYEELTPLDSTDAALAPGAPELHPHGPGNVLHRTEIKRGNVEQAFAACKHIVTETYYTPRQMHAYMETEGGLFVPDDEGRLNVYAATQHGYKDRMQLARIIGCPEEDIRVVSSPIGGSFGGKDELNVQPYGALLALTSGRPVKMHNSRKESVRAGLKRHPMKIEMQTGISREGIIQAHRVRITADTGAYATLGAPVLNFCTEHCLGPYSIPNVDVEGVSVYTNNGLSGEFRGFGGNQAIFAVEGQMDRLAEIMNMDPWEFRRRNMRGKADPGPLNQRILATDGLSQVWEAMDRSELWQKHQHPTANPSLPPWIKRGVGAAIAMHGAGLGYGIPDPAGGRLSLNAEGKIEVAFSYEEFGQGLIATLEIMLCDLFQCSTSDLSIIIGDTDRVPHSGSSTASRSTTMAWMALQRLQTPFRSRVLAVASALSGIPADELVTGPGGVWREGQLPSDVMAANSTEQKTVGQVTGTSLVDALETSSLSVDKTMTSGFIIAYTELVSQGTAEEWVFDTHFDYPTTPDHVVGGHYLYTYAAVAAEVEVNTLTGEAKLLDTRHVVAAGPVINPMGFIGQIEGGSVMALGFTLTEDAVMQDSRYLITNLDTYLIPTIRDIHTNLEVEAIEDLPEGDPFGPRGIGEIGSVALAPAITAAIHQATGVWVNRLPVPREQLVQSLHVPLQEGVSPS; from the coding sequence ATGCTGCTGAATCGGGAACATAGTGGAAAACGGTGGCATCTGAGACCGGATGGGATTCCAAAGGTAACAGGACAACTTCAATATCTGACGGATATGACTCTACCCGGAATGCTTCATGGAAGAGTTCTTCGCAGTACCTATCCTTATGCGCGCATTTTATCTATAGATACTACAAAAGCAGAGGCGATGGAGGGAGTGTATGCCGTCCTTACCTCCAAAGACGTACCCGGACTTAATCGTTTCGGGATTGCAACACCCGACCAGCCGGTGTTTTGCGACGATGTTGTGCGTTATGTTGGAGATGCCCTTGCGGCAGTAGCTGCGGATTCCCCGGAACGGGCAGCACTGGCTCTGGATGCCATCCAAGTGGAGTATGAGGAGCTTACTCCGCTGGACAGCACGGATGCAGCTCTCGCCCCTGGCGCACCAGAGCTGCATCCACATGGACCAGGCAATGTGCTGCATCGCACCGAAATCAAACGCGGGAATGTGGAGCAAGCTTTTGCTGCATGTAAACATATCGTTACAGAAACGTACTATACACCTCGTCAAATGCACGCTTATATGGAGACGGAAGGTGGTTTGTTTGTTCCGGATGACGAAGGAAGGCTGAATGTCTACGCAGCAACGCAGCACGGGTACAAGGATCGAATGCAGCTCGCGCGGATTATCGGTTGTCCTGAGGAAGATATCCGTGTCGTATCATCACCCATCGGCGGTTCTTTCGGCGGGAAAGACGAATTGAACGTACAACCTTATGGAGCACTTCTTGCATTGACCAGCGGACGCCCCGTGAAAATGCACAATTCCCGCAAAGAATCCGTCCGTGCAGGTCTGAAGCGTCATCCGATGAAAATTGAAATGCAGACCGGAATCAGTCGCGAAGGCATCATTCAAGCTCACCGGGTTCGCATTACGGCGGATACAGGCGCGTACGCTACGCTTGGAGCGCCAGTGCTGAACTTCTGCACGGAGCATTGTCTCGGTCCTTACTCCATTCCTAATGTGGATGTGGAGGGCGTGTCCGTGTATACCAATAATGGGCTTTCAGGTGAATTTCGCGGATTTGGCGGCAATCAGGCCATTTTTGCAGTGGAGGGCCAAATGGATCGACTTGCGGAGATCATGAATATGGACCCATGGGAATTTCGGAGACGGAACATGAGGGGAAAGGCTGACCCTGGTCCGTTAAATCAGCGAATTCTGGCTACAGATGGACTGTCACAAGTATGGGAAGCGATGGATCGTTCTGAGTTATGGCAAAAACATCAGCACCCTACGGCTAATCCTTCTCTGCCTCCCTGGATCAAGCGCGGGGTTGGAGCTGCAATTGCCATGCACGGTGCCGGATTGGGTTACGGGATCCCGGACCCGGCAGGAGGCCGCTTATCCCTTAATGCCGAAGGCAAGATTGAGGTGGCATTCAGTTACGAAGAATTTGGTCAGGGATTGATCGCTACATTGGAGATCATGCTCTGCGATCTGTTTCAGTGCAGTACTTCGGATCTCAGCATCATCATTGGCGATACGGATCGGGTTCCTCATAGTGGTTCGAGCACTGCTTCACGTTCGACAACCATGGCCTGGATGGCTCTGCAACGATTGCAGACTCCATTTCGTTCCAGAGTGCTAGCGGTAGCTTCTGCCTTGTCGGGTATCCCGGCTGATGAACTGGTGACAGGACCTGGTGGTGTATGGCGTGAAGGCCAACTGCCTAGTGATGTTATGGCGGCAAATTCAACGGAACAGAAGACAGTGGGGCAAGTGACTGGAACATCACTTGTTGATGCCCTGGAGACTTCTTCTCTCTCTGTTGATAAGACGATGACATCGGGCTTCATTATTGCCTATACAGAGTTGGTGAGCCAAGGCACTGCGGAGGAATGGGTGTTTGATACTCATTTCGACTATCCAACCACACCGGATCATGTGGTGGGCGGACACTACTTATATACGTACGCGGCGGTTGCGGCAGAAGTAGAAGTGAACACTTTAACAGGAGAAGCCAAATTGCTCGATACACGTCATGTGGTAGCCGCAGGACCCGTTATTAACCCAATGGGATTTATCGGACAGATCGAAGGCGGAAGTGTGATGGCGCTCGGATTTACGTTAACGGAGGATGCTGTCATGCAGGACAGTCGATATCTTATAACCAATCTGGACACGTATCTTATTCCAACGATTCGGGATATTCACACCAATTTGGAGGTTGAGGCTATTGAAGACCTTCCTGAAGGAGATCCTTTTGGACCAAGAGGGATTGGCGAGATTGGATCTGTGGCGCTCGCTCCGGCAATAACTGCGGCAATTCATCAGGCTACCGGTGTTTGGGTGAATCGATTGCCCGTTCCGCGCGAACAATTGGTTCAATCGCTACATGTACCTTTACAGGAAGGGGTGAGTCCCTCATGA